From one Lotus japonicus ecotype B-129 chromosome 3, LjGifu_v1.2 genomic stretch:
- the LOC130745175 gene encoding protein MAINTENANCE OF MERISTEMS-like, giving the protein MYTSAMDGGRYEDAARIWLVNQLGATLFASKSGGYHTTVYWIGMLEDLGRVSEYAWGAIALASLYKQLSRASRRKTAQIGGFTSLVLSWAYEYISSSVIIRTEVPGYTQDQPRAQRWSTSRIAHSGLDERRVMLDELTVDDITWTPFEDHRDVRPRDPRALYSGYIRTPYGRSVSRHLPERVMRQFGFIQDIPRHPSEIQTTGSLAETTDAAYAEFEPHLRPQGIPATYPGEAVEGYMRWYSRVSHVFIIPEDRREELSAVSAIRRGVELLEQSLEVPGALAPGTQPRILTERALDLFRRSSFVGTQGVAFSAIRGAAAAGGRARGGRARGGRPRGGGARGGRARGEGDPGEGVRGGRSRGPRGRRGQGRGE; this is encoded by the exons atgtacacgtctgctatggatg ggggacgctatgaggatgctgctaggatctggctggtgaaccagcttggtGCCACCCTCTTTGCCAGCAAGAGTGGTGGTTACCACACTACTGTCTACTGGATCGGGATGCTTGAGGACCTCGGTCGCGTGTCGGAGTACGCGTGGGGTGCGATTGCGCTGGCTTCGTTGTACAAACAGCTGAGTCGTGCATCCCGCAGGAAGACAGCGCAGATCGGTGGGTTCACCTCCCTCGTGCTGTCATGGGCGTATGAGTACATATCCAGCAGCGTCATTATCAGGACGGAGGTCCCCGGCTAcacacaggaccagcctagggcgcagcGGTGGTCCACGTCTCGGATCGCGCATTCCGGACTGGATGAGAgacgagtcatgctcgatgagcttacagtggatgatatcacatggaccccttttgaggaccatcgagatgttcgaccgcgggatcccagggccctctattccggctacatccggacaccttacggccggtctgtgagccgacatctaccagagcgggttatgcgccagtttggcttcatacaggacatccctcgacacccctctgagatccagacgacggggtcccttgctgagaccacagatgctgcctatgctgagtttgagccgcacctccgccctcaggggatacctgctacatatccgggagaggcggtggagggttacatgaggtggtatagcagagtgtcacatgtgttcatcatccctgaggataggagggaggagcttagtgccgtg tctgccatacgtaggggtgtggagttgttggagcagtccCTGGAGGTGCCAGGTGCTCTTGCTCCAGGGACACAGCCCCGGATCCTCACGGAGAGGGCGCTCGATCTCTTTCGACGGAGTTCCTTCGTTGGTACCCAGGGAGTTGCCTTTTCTGCTATTCGAGGAGCCGCAGCTgcgggaggcagagctcgtggaggcagagctcgtggaggcagaccccgtggaggcggagctcgtggaggcagagctcgtggagagggTGATCCTGGAGAGGGTGTTCGTGGAGGTCGATCTCGTGGACCCAGAGGTCGCAGGGGGCAGGGTCGGGGAGAGtga